In the Urocitellus parryii isolate mUroPar1 chromosome 10, mUroPar1.hap1, whole genome shotgun sequence genome, one interval contains:
- the Sgcb gene encoding beta-sarcoglycan: MAAAATAAGAEQQSSNGPVKKSMREKAVERRNVNKEHNSNFKAGYIPIDEDRLHKTGLRGRKGNLAICVIILLFILAVINLIITLVIWAVIRIGPNGCDSMEFHESGLLRFKQVSDMGVIHPLYKSTVGGRRNENLVITGNNQPIVFQQGTTKLSVEKNKTSITSDIGMQFFDPRTQHILFSTDYETHEFHLPSGVKSLNVQKASTERITSNATSDLNIKVDGKAIVRGNEGVFIMGKTIEFHMGGNMELKAENSIILNGTVMVSTSRLPSSSSGDQLGGGDWVRYKLCMCADGTLFKVQVTGQNMGCQISDNPCGNTH; the protein is encoded by the exons ATGGCGGCAGCGGCTACAGCGGCGGGGGCCGAGCAG caaAGTTCCAATGGTCCTGTAAAGAAGTCCATGCGTGAGAAGGCTGTGGAGAGAAGGAATGTTAATAAAGAACACAATAGTAACTTTAAAGCAGGATATATTCCAATTGATGAAGATCGGCTCCATAAAACAGGATTGAGAGGGAGAAAGGGCAATTTAGCCATCTGTGTGATTATCCTCTTGTTTATTCTGGCTGTCATCAATTTAATT ATAACCCTTGTTATTTGGGCTGTGATTCGCATTGGACCAAATGGCTGTGACAGCATGGAGTTTCATGAAAGTGGTCTGCTTCGATTTAAGCAAGTATCTGACATGGGAGTTATACATCCTCTTTATAAGAGCACAGTTGGAGGAAGGCGAAATGAAAATTTGGTCATCACTGGCAACAACCAACCT ATTGTTTTTCAGCAAGGGACAACAAAGCTCAGTgtagaaaagaacaaaacttCTATTACAAGTGACATTGGAATGCAGTTTTTTGACCCGAGGACTCAACATATCTTATTCAGCACAGACTATGAAACCCATGAGTTTCATTTGCCAAGTGGAGTGAAAAGTCTGAATGTTCAAAAAGCATCTACTGAAAGg attacCAGCAATGCTACCagtgatttaaatataaaagttgaTGGAAAGGCTATTGTGCGTGGAAATGAAGGAGTGTTCATTATGGGAAAAACCATTGAATTTCACATGGGTGGTAATATGGAGTTAAAGGCT GAAAacagcatcatcctaaatggaacTGTGATGGTCAGCACAAGTCGATTACCCAGTTCCTCCAGTGGGGACCAGCTGGGTGGGGGCGACTGGGTGCGCTACAAGCTCTGCATGTGTGCTGATGGGACTCTCTTCAAAGTACAAGTAACTGGACAGAACATGGGCTGCCAAATCTCAGACAACCCTTGCGGGAACACACATTAG